The following proteins come from a genomic window of Candidozyma auris chromosome 4, complete sequence:
- the RFC2 gene encoding replication factor C subunit 2, producing MATYEDERIGHTPWVEKYRPKKLDDVASQGHAVKVLKKTLESANLPHMLFYGPPGTGKTSTVLALAKQLYGPKLYKSRVLELNASDERGISIVRQKIKNFARLTVSNPSPEDLRDYPCPPYKIIILDEADSMTNDAQSALRRTMENYSSVTRFCLICNYITRIIDPLASRCSKFRFRALDSENALQRLQYIVNEENVPLEGDSVLEEIIKVSGGDLRKAITYLQSAARLSTSMDSKEAVTGEKIREIAGVIDEGLIRKIISAIRSKDHKVIAAQIEAVVFEGWSAQQVADQLHDALVLDDTLSSQEKNSIAHYLFESDKRLNHGTDEHIQLLNLSLQISQALS from the coding sequence ATGGCCACCTACGAGGATGAGCGCATAGGCCATACGCCGTGGGTCGAGAAATACAGACCCAAGAAACTAGACGATGTCGCTTCACAGGGCCACGCTGTGAAAGTGCTCAAGAAAACCTTGGAGCTGGCCAACTTGCCCCATATGCTCTTCTACGGGCCTCCAGGCACGGGTAAAACGTCCACGGTGCTTGCATTGGCAAAACAGTTGTACGGACCAAAGTTGTATAAGCTGAGAGTGTTGGAGTTGAATGCCTCGGACGAACGTGGTATTTCGATCGTGAGACAAAAGATTAAGAACTTTGCCCGGTTGACGGTGTCGAACCCATCGCCTGAGGATTTGAGAGATTACCCGTGTCCTCCGTATAAGATTATCATTTTGGACGAGGCAGACTCCATGACCAACGATGCCCAGTCTGCgttgagaagaacaatGGAGAATTACTCGCTGGTGACGCGGTTCTGTTTGATCTGTAATTACATCACGAGGATCATCGACCCGTTGGCATCGAGATGCTCAAAATTCAGGTTCAGGGCCTTGGATAGCGAGAACGCGTTGCAGCGTTTACAGTATATTGTCAACGAAGAAAACGTGCCTTTGGAAGGTGACTCTGTGCTCGAAgaaatcatcaaagtctCGGGCGGTGATTTGCGTAAAGCCATCACATACCTACAATCTGCCGCAAGGCTTTCGACGTCAATGGACTCCAAGGAGGCTGTCACGGGAGAAAAAATCAGGGAAATTGCTGGCGTCATTGACGAAGGTCTAATTAGAAAGATTATTCTGGCTATTCGCAGTAAAGATCATAAGGTGATAGCTGCTCAAATAGAAGCAGTGGTGTTCGAAGGCTGGAGTGCTCAGCAGGTTGCCGACCAGCTTCACGATGCCCTTGTGTTAGACGATACCTtgtcttctcaagaaaagaatagCATTGCCCATTATCTTTTTGAATCAGACAAAAGGTTGAACCATGGCACCGACGAGCACATCCAGCTCCTCAACTTATCTCTACAAATCAGCCAGGCGTTGCTGTAA